GGCGGCCTCTTCGAGGATGCGACGACGGGCCTTGGGCCGCGCGTTGATCAGCTCGGAGATTTGCCCCTGACGCACCAGCGCGGGCGAATGCGCACCGGTTGAGGCATCCGCAAACAGCATCTGCACGTCACGCGCCCGAACGTCCTTGCCGTTGGTCTTGTAGGCGCTGCCTGCGTCTCGGGTGATCCGGCGAATGATCTCAAGCGTGTCGAGATCGTTAAAACCCGCAGGGGCCAACCGCTCCGAATTGTCGATCTGCAATGACACTTCTGCGAAATTCCGCGCGGGCCGTGAAGACGCCCCCGCAAAGATCACATCTTCCATGCCGCCGCCGCGCATCGCCTTGGCGCGGTTCTCGCCCATCACCCAACGCAGGGCCTCCAGCAGATTGGATTTGCCGCAGCCATTTGGCCCGACCACACCCGTCAAACCATCGGCAATAATAAGCTCCGTGGGGTCCACGAAGCTTTTGAAGCCGTTCAGTCTGAGTTTAGAGAAGCGCAATGCGGGCCTCGCGGGAATCGGGGTTTGGTGGGCCATTGTTTGAACCCAACCCCGTCGAGTCAACGCCAAACCACTGTATATGGCCAAATCGGCAGGGTTATCCCCAAGATGTTGCGAATTTCGGCCCGATTGTGCATGCCGCGAAATAGATACCGGCTGTCGGAATCGACCTTGACCGTCCGAGGCGCCTCGGCGCATTGTGTGCGGGCATGGTTCCCCGCGACGTGCAAAGCACAGCGGGGAAAAATGGGAATTCGGTAGGCGTGACCCAATTAGGGGCGCAAATCCGGAGCCGCCCCCGCGACTGTATGCGGAGAGCACCCTGCCAACGAGCCACTGGAGCAATCTGGGAAGGCGGCAGGATGCATCGACCCGCGAGCCAGGAGACCAGCCATGCGCAATGAAACCCCTCCCGTCGGGTGTGACGGGGCATGGAGATTGAAGATGAAAAACGAAGCTAAAGTAGCAACGCTGAACGCAACCGCCGCACAGACCACCGACATGAGCCTTGTTGGCATTCTTGGCGCTGCCGCTCTGGGTATGGCCCTGCTGTTCGCGGCTGGGTTCGCCCAAGCGTCTGTGATGCATGACACCGCGCATGACCAACGTCATGCGATGGCGTTCCCCTGCCACTAACCACCACCAAGCAACATGTTTAAAACTTTGCTGACCAGCGCGATATTCGCTGGCGTGGCCGTCGGTTTAATTGCCGCCGTGCTTCAGCTTTGGTTGGTCACCCCATCGCTGCTTGAGGCGGAGCTATACGAGTCTGGCTCCCGTATTCACTTCGCGGTTGACGGCTCCACCCAAAGCGATGCTGGCGCACCTTCGCCATTGGACGATCCTGCACGTCATCTGATGACCATGGCGTTCAATATCATCGTGTTCTGCGCCTTCGCGTTGTTTATCGTTGTGGGCTACGCGTTGACAGAGCGCGCAGGCCACGACGTCTCGCCACGCAGCGGTTTGATTTGGGGGCTTGCTGGATTTATCGCCGTGCAACTTGCCCCTGCGATCGGCATGCCGCCTGAACTGCCCGGAACTGTTGCTGCCGAAGTCGAGCTGCGGCAGCTTTGGTGGATATCCACGGTGATCGCGACGGCATTGGGACTGGGCTTAATTGCCTTTGGCCCGTGGATGGCGGGCGTTGCGGGTGCGGCCCTGATCGCCGTGCCCCACATTGTTGGCGCACCTCATCTGGACACCTATTTCGGCGTCGCGCCACCTGAATTGTCGGCGCATTTCGTCACCGCCTCTCTCGGCACCTCGGCTGTGCTATGGTCCCTTCTAGGCCTGTTCACCGCCATCTTCTGGACCAAATTCAAGGACGCCTGACATGCAAGCTAAGATCCCTGCCACCGTCGTCACCGGCTTCCTCGGCGCGGGCAAAACCACGCTGATCCGCCACATGCTGGAGAACGCCAACGGCAAGCGCATCGCTCTGATCATCAACGAGTTTGGTGACCTTGGCGTGGACGGCGACATCCTCAAAGGTTGCGGCGACGAAACCTGCTCCGAAGACGACATCATGGAACTGTCGAATGGTTGCATCTGCTGCACCGTGGCGGACGACTTTGTGCCGACCATGGAAAAGCTACTGGCTCGCGAGAACCGCCCTGACCACATCGTCATCGAGACATCCGGCCTCGCGCTGCCGCAACCGCTGATCCGCGCGTTCAACTGGCCCGATATTTCCACGAAGGTGACTGTCGATGGCGTCGTGACCGTGGTCGACGGCAAAGCCGTCAGCGAGGGTCGTTTCGCTCACAACGTCGCCGCCGTGGATGCCCAACGCAAGCTGGACGAGAACCTTGACCACGAGACGCCACTGTCGGAGCTGTTCGAGGACCAGATCGCTTGCGCAGACATGATCGTGGTCAATAAATCCGACCTTTTGGCGGAAGGCGAGGCTGACGCTTTGGTTGCCACCTTGAAAGCTGACAGCCGCGACGGCGTTCAGGTTGTGCGGACGTCAATGGGCAAAGTTCCTGTCGATGTTTTGCTGGGTCAAGGCATCGGCGCGGAACGCGATCTGGACGCCCGTCATGAAGTGCATCACCACCACCATGATCATGACGATGACGACCATCATGATGATCACCACCACGAACATGGACACGACGAGTTCGAAAGCTTCGTCGTCACCCGCGCTGAAATCACAGACCCAAAAGCCTTCGCGGAACGCGTGGCAGACATCATCCGCAGCCACGACATTTTGCGTCTCAAAGGATTCGCCGCTGTAGCGGGCAAACCGATGCGACTGACGCTGCAAGCGGTCGGCCCGCGCGTTGACACGTATTTCGACCGCCCCTTCGGCACCGACCCGCGCGAGACGCGGCTGGTCGTGATCGGAGAGGCCGGTTTGGATCGCGCTGCGATCGAGGCCGCGCTGCAGGCATGATCGTCGAACGGGCAGACCCGCGCGATCCACGGGCGACAGCGTTGCTGCAAGCCAGCCACGCGCTGATGGAAAGCCTGTTTCCGCCCGAAGACAATCACTACCTGTCGATCGACGCCCTGTGCGTGCCCGAGGTCCATTTCTTCGTTGCACGTGAGGGTGACGCCACCCTCGGCTGCGGTGCGCTCAAAGTTCAGGGCGAATATGGCGAACTGAAGTCCATGTTCACCTCCGAAGCTGCGCGCGGCAAGGGCGCGGCCTCGGCCATTCTGACACATATCGAGACGCGGGCGCGCGACTTGGGCCTGACCAATCTCAAGCTGGAAACCGGCGACCTTCTACACGCGGCTCATAAGCTATACGCCAAGCACGGGTTTACGCCTTGTGGTCCGTTCGGTAGCTACGAAGCCAACAAAAGCAGCCTGTTCATGGAAAAACCGCTTTAGGTTTCGCTTGGCATAACCATTCCCGCCGGAGGCATCCTCCGCCAGCAATAAGGCGCTGACATGCACCTACTCGCCGCCACCCCCGGAAGCATCGACAATGGTCAAGAGCCTGTTGATCTGGGACAGACTCCTGCCGATCTGGTGTTTATCTCTGCCGCAGATACCGAGCTGGCCGCCCTGTCTGCCGCGCGTGGGGAGATGGACGCTCCACCAACGCTGCGACTGGCCTCCATGATGCATTTGATGCACCCGATGTCGGTCGATCTGCACATCGAGGCCTGCGCCACCAAATCTAAGCTTGTGATCGCCCGCGTCCTTGGCGGGACCGGCTACTGGAAATACGGCGCTGAACAATACGCAGCCCACCTGCATGACGCGGGCATCCCTTTGGTCCTGCTGCCAGGAGATGACAAACCCGACGCGGAGCTGCGCGGGCTTTCAACCGTTTCGGACGAAGAGTACGACGCGCTTTGGGCGTATCTGGTTGAAGGCGGCCCAGCCAATACCGAAAATTTCTTGCGCTACGCCCAGTCCATGATCACGCAAGATGAACGCCCCATGCCAGCCGCGCCGTTGTTGCGCGCGGGCGTCTACTGGCCTGGCGCGGGCATCTCCGATTTGGCGGCGGCGCAAGAGGCGTGGACCCACGACGCTCCCGTAGTCCCGCTGATTTTCTACCGCGCATTGGTGCAAGGCGCGGGGCTGAACCCCGTCAATCGTTTGGTCAAATCGCTGCTGCGTGCGGGCCTGAACCCATTGCCGGTCTTTGTCGCATCGTTGAAAGACCCGATCAGCCTCGCCACGCTGGAGAACCTGTTCACGCAAGCCCCGCCAGACGTGATCCTGAATGCGACGTCATTCGCTACCGGATCGCCGCATCAAGGCGACACCGAAGCATTCAATCCGTTGGCAGCGCCATTCGCCAACAAGGCACCGATTTTTCAGGTCATCTTTTCCGGCTCGACGGAAGCGGCATGGGCGGATGGCCTCACGGGTCTGTCCGGTCGCGACATTGCGATGAACGTGGCCCTGCCCGAAGTTGATGGCCGCATCCTGTCCCGCGCTGTCAGCTTTAAGGACGAAGCCTATTTCGACGAGGCGACCGAGTGCCCCATTGCCACGTACCGCGCACGCGGGGATCGCATCCAGTTCGTGGCCGATCTTGCGACGAACTGGGCGAAACTGCGCCACGCCAAAACCGCGGAGCGAAAGGTAGCCCTGATCCTCGCCAACTATCCCAACAAGGACGGGCGGTTGGCCAACGGGGTCGGGCTGGACACCCCCGCAGCAACATCTCATGTGTTGGATTTGCTGGCTGGCCAAGGCTACCACGTGGCGAACGCGCCTGCAGATAGTGACGCCTTGATGAAAGCCATGATGGCGGGGCCGACAAATTGGCTGACCGACCGCCATGTGCGCACCGGCGGCGTCGATCTATCGCTTGCTGCATATCACCGCGACTATGGGCAGCTACCCTACGCCCTACGACAAGAGATCGAAGACCGCTGGGGCGGCCCCGAGGCCGACCCCTTCTTCACCGCAGGAGAAGTTGATTGCGGGCACTTTGCTTTGTCGATCTTGCAATACGGCAACGTGGTCGTGGGCCTGCAGCCCGCGCGGGGCTATAACATCGACCCGACCGAAACCTACCATTCGCCGGACCTGGTGCCGCCGCACAATTACCTCGCCTTCTACTTCTGGCTGCGCCACGAATTTGGCGCGCATGCTATTGTCCACATGGGCAAGCACGGCAACCTCGAATGGTTGCCCGGAAAAGCGCTGGCCCTGTCCGAAGAATGCTGGCCCGAAGCGGTACTTGGCCCCATGCCCCACATTTACCCGTTCATTGTGAACGACCCGGGCGAAGGCACTCAGGCCAAACGCCGTGCGCAAGCCGTCATCATCGACCACCTTACACCGCCGATGACACGGGCGGAAACCTACGGGCCGCTCAAAGACCTAGAGGCGCTGGTCGACGAATACTACGAAGCTGCGGGCGTTGACCCGCGCCGCATCGAACACCTGCGCCGCGAAATCCTGTCGATGACCTCGGCGACGGGGTTGTCGGACGACGTGGGGTTTTCGGGGGATGAAGAGGGGGATCTTGCCAAGCTCGACGCATATTTGTGCGAACTGAAAGAGGCTCAGATCCGCGACGGCCTGCATGTCTTCGGGATTTCGCCCGAGGGGGTGCAAGCCCGCGACCTGACCATAGCATTGACCCGCGTGGCCCGCGGAGACGGCGCAGGACCGGACGCATCGCTGATCCGCGCATTGGCCGACGATCTTGGACTGGGGTTCGACCCGCTCTCCGCAGATCTGGCCGAGCCTTGGGCCGGACCGCGCCCCGAGGTTTTAACAGGTGACAAGTGGCGCAGCACTGGCGACACCGTGGAGCGACTGGAGGAGTTGGCGATCCGCCTGATGGAAGGTGACACGCCGCCCGGCCCCGCCAGCGCTGACGTCATCAATCACATCCGCAACCATGTGCAGCCGACTGTGGCGGCGTGTGGCCCCATGGAAGGGGCGGGCCTTCTCAGCGCCCTCAGGGGGCACTTCGTCGCCCCGGCGCCCTCCGGCGCACCAACCCGCGGGCGTATGGATGTGCTGCCGACCGGGCGGAATTTCTTCTCCGTCGACAGCCGTGCGGTCCCTACGCCGACGGCGTGGGCCTTGGGGTGGAAATCCGCCAACATGCTCATCGAGAAACACCTGCAAATCCATGGCGACTGGCCCCGCGCGTTGCTTCTGAACGCTTGGGGAACCGCCAATATGCGAACTGGAGGGGACGACATCGCGCAAGCCTTGGCCCTGATGGGCTGCAAGCCGAAATGGGACGCCGCCAACCGCCGCGTCACGGGTTTTGAGATCCTCCCGATGGGAGTATTGGGCCGCCCGCGCGTGGACGTGACCTTGCGCGTGTCGGGATTCTTCCGCGACGCCTTCCCGCAACTGATAGCACTCGTCGACAGCGCGGCGCGCGCGGTGATGGAGCTTGACGAGACGGACGCCGACAACCCTGCCCGCGCGAACGGTGGCGCACACCGCGTCTTCGGCTCGAAGCCCGGGGCGTATGGCGCGGGGCTGCAGGCCATGATCGACGAACGCCTCTGGTCGGACAAATCCGACCTTGCCGAGGCCTATCTGGAATGGGGCAGCTACGCTTACGGAAAGGGCGCAGAAGGCACCCGCGACCGAACAGGGTTTGAGGCACGATTGGGACAAGCTGAAGCGGTGGTTCAAAACCAAGACAACCGCGAGCATGACCTGCTGGACAGCGACGACTACTACCAGTTCGAGGGGGGTGCTGCGGCGGCAATCGAGACGCTTCAAGGCCGCGCGCGTCCGGTCTATCACAACGACCATTCCCGCCCTGACCGCCCGGTCATTCGTACATTGGAAGACGAGATCGGCCGCGTTGTGCGATCCCGTGTGGTGAACCCCAAGTGGATCGAAGGCGTCAAGCGCCACGGCTACAAAGGTGCCTTCGAGATGGCCGCGACCTTGGACTACCTATTTGCTTTCGCCGCCACCACAGGCGCCGCCAAATCACACCATTTCGATTTGGTGCATCAAGCATATCTTGAGGACGACAACACGCGCGACTTCATCGAGGAACATAACCCCGCAGCGCTGCGTGAAATGGCTGAGCGGCTGCAGGAGGCGATGGATCGTGGCCTGTGGACACCCAAGTCCAATTCCGCCCGCGCGTTGATCGAACGCCTGCTGTGAGTGCTGTGTTCAAAGCCGCGCCGGACTACGATCCATCCGCTCTGCTGACGCTCATCAGATTGGCTTTTGAGGAGCAAAAAGGTCGGATCGACCCACCGTCCTCTATGAACAAATTGCGACCGCCTGACATAGCGGCGCATTTGGCGCAGGAAATGGTTTTCGTGGTTGAGCAAGAAGGCGCGCCGGTGGCCTGCCTGTTTGGAACCCGCAAACCAGGTGCGCTCTATGTCAGCAAACTGTCAGTGCGACCAGACCATCGGGGCGGGGGTCTGGCCCGTGCCCTGCTAAACGCGGCAGAGGGAGAGGCCCGTGTCCAAGGGTTGCAACATCTGGAACTTATCTCGCGCCGCGAATTGACGGACAATCACGCACTGTTCCGCCATCTGGGATTCGAGAAATTCGCGGAAGGCAGCCACCCGGGCTATGACACAGTGACCGAATTCCATTTCCGCAAGATGCTTTAACCTTCGCTCAGCACAAAATGTCAGCCTGCACCAACGCCACATCGCCGGTGACAGAGCTTCGCACGACGCTACAGCCTGTTACCTGTTCAATCGCAGTGGCGCCCGCAGCGAAGACATTTCTCGCATCAGGGCGGCGCATGATGTTGGTCCGGTACGCTTCTGCACGTGTGTCATTGTAATTCACTCTAAACGCGTAGACCCCGACCTGCGAAGTTCCATTGCGCCCGCCCTTGAGGCCCACACTTGGCGCGCCACATGCGGTTAGGGTCGTCAGACAAAACAGAAGCACAGCGCGCATGGTTTTTTTCCTAGTTAAGACGTTCAGTTCCCAAGTTTGCGACGACTTACCTAACAAACCCTTACCCTTTGGGGCTTGCATCGCAGCCCTGCGTCCAACAGGTTACGCGCGACCCATTAGCGGAGCGCCCGATGACCCAAGAAACCCCAGACGACCTGACCCGCCACGCCACCAAAATGGCCAAGAAGAAAGCCGCGCGCGACAAGATCATGGCGACCAAGACCGACAAGCGCGGGCTGATCATCGTGCATACCGGCAAAGGCAAAGGCAAAAGCTCTGCCGCGTTCGGGATGATCTTCCGCTGCATCGCGCATGACATGAAATGCGCTGTCGTTCAGTTCATCAAAGGCGGGATGAGCACAGGAGAGCGCGACCTGATCCTTGGCAAGTTCTCAGACATCTGCGAGTTCCACACGATGGGCGAAGGTTTCACCTGGGAAACCCAAGACAAATCCCGCGACATCGAGATGGCACAGGCCGCATGGGCCAAGGCCAAAGAGTTGATCCGCGACCCGTCCAACCACATGGTGCTGCTGGACGAGATCAACATCGCGCTGCGCTATGACTACATCGACATCAATGAGGTCGTGACCTTCCTAGCCGAAGAAAAGCCCGACATGACCCATGTGGTTCTGACCGGCCGCAATGCGAAGGACGAGCTGATCGAAATCGCTGACCTCGTGACCGAGATGGAGCTTATCAAACACCCCTTCCGGTCGGGCATCAAAGCGCAAATCGGGGTGGAGTTTTAACTCATCCCGATTTCGACGTCTGCCCCAGCGCACGGGTCTCCGACAGCGTCATTCCAGTCGACAAGACCTCGTCATCGAGCTGCAGTTCGATCACGGACAGGACCCCTGATTTTTGTGCGACGTCGAATGCGGCGGCGAAGTCTTCGGTGCGGGTGACGGTCTGCCCTGTCCCGCCATAGGCGCGGGCCAAAGCGGCAAAGTCTGGGTTGGTGATCATCGTTCCAGACACGCGACCGGGATAAGTCTTTTCCTGATGCATGCGGATGGTGCCGTATTTGCCGTTATTGACCACAATCACAATCACCGCGGCACCATGCTGGATTGCCGTCGACATCTCGTTACAGGTCATCTGGAAACAGCCGTCACCCGCAAAGCAGATCACAGTGCGATCGGGATGTTCCAACTTGGCAGCAATGGACGCCGGAAACCCGTAACCCATGGAGCCCGAGGTCGGGGCCACTTGGGTCTTGTAACCCCTGAAGCGGTGATAGCGATGCACAAATGCCGCGTAGTTGCCCGCCCCATTTGTCAGGATCGCATCATGCGGGAGGGTGTCGGACAACCAAGACACCACCTGTTCCATCTTAACAGGCCCGGGCGTCGCTTTTAGCTGCTGCCACACGTCATACTCGGCCCGAGCCTGCGCGCGCCATTCCGCCCAATCGCCTGCTGTCGCATCTGCTTCGGCGAGCGCTGCGATCAGGGCAGAACTGTCGCAAGCCAGCGCGAAATCAGGCGCATAGACATGGCCCGGCTCATCCGGGCTTGGGTGGGTGTGGATCAGCGTTTTGCCCAGATCGGACGGGTCCAAAAGCTCGTAACCATTTGTCAGGATGTCACCGACCCGCGCCCCGATAACCAGCAACACATCAGCATCTCGAAGGCGCTTGGCCAGTGCGGGATTCATGCCGACGCCCAGATCACCTGCGTAGTACGGGCTGTCGTTGTTCAGGTAGTCCTGCCGCCGAAAAGGGACTGCCACAGGAAGATCCATACGTTCCGCAAAACGTTCCAAGTCAGAGGCTGCTTGCGCAGACCACCCCGGACCACCGGCAATCAGCAACGGGCGCTTCGCCTGTGCCAACATGGACAAGATGCGCGACACGTCATCAGGAGCAGGCATCGCGCGGGCGACCTGCGCTGCAGGACGGTCAGCGACCTCTGCTATCGAAGACAACATATCCTCAGGCAAGGCCAGAACCACTGGGCCGGGACGCCCCGACATCGCAATCTGAAACGCGCGGGCAATGTATTCGGGTAATCGTTCTGACTGATCGACTTCGGCCACCCATTTGACAAGGCCGCCAAAGAACTGCCTGTAATCGACCTCTTGAAAGGCCTCGCGGTCACGATGGTCACGCGCGATTTGACCCACGAACAAGACCATCGGCGTGCTGTCTTGCATTGCGACATGTAGTCCCGACGACGCGTTTGTTGCCCCCGGCCCGCGGGTCACAAAGGCAATGCCGGGGCGACCCGTCAGCTTGCCATGTGCCTCTGCCATCATGGAGGCACCGCCCTCTTGCCGGCAAACGACGTTCTGGATACCGCTTTCATAAAGCCCGTCCAAAGCCGCCAAGAAGCTCTCTCCAGGCACCGAGAACACCCGCGTCACGCCTTGGATCTTCAGCTGCTCCGCCAGAATTGCGCCACCGTGTCTGATTGCCATTGGAACCTCCGTTTCTGTCCGGCCCAGTCTTTGGGCAGCCTCGCACGGTTTGCAACGCCAATTGCGAACTGAATCGCGCGGACGCTATGCGTTCCGCGCCATAGACACAGAAATCTCAATGAGATTACCGTCAGGATCACGGATATAGAGCGACCGGATCGGCCCTGTAGCGCCGCTTCGCATTACCGGGCCTTCCTCAATACCCACGCCTTGCAGGTCCAGATGCAAAGCCCACTCATCCAATGGCGCTTCCGTCAAAAAGCACAGATCAGCGCTACCCGGCGTTGGTGCACGGCCATGTGGCCGAAACTCTGCCCCTGCTTGGTGAAGGTTGATCTTCTGGCGACCAAAACTCAATGCCGTACGGGCTGAGCCATCGGCAGGTTGAAACTGCTGCACATCCATTCCAAGCACATCTTGGTAGAAAGCCGCACTTGTGGGGATGTCCGCGACAGTCAGTACCAAATGGTCGAGCCCGCTTAATTTTGGGGTCATTACGCGCTTGCCTTTCAAGGGGTGATCAAAGGATGATCTGCCCATGACCCAAGATCAAGCCCCCACCATCCGCGACGACATTCTGGACCCGTCCCGTATCAAGGCACTTGCCGCAACGCTTGAGCTTGAGGACACGACACCGCGCCCCTTCTGGCACCAGATCTTTTTTTGGGACGCTCAGCCTCCGTCAGCGCTTGGGGCAGATGGCCACCCCAGGATTGGCGCACTTATACCCGATATGGGCCTCCCACGCCGCATGTGGGCCGGTGGCCGATTGCAGTTCCATAGCGCTCCCGTCATGGGGCAAACCGCGCGCAAAACGACGACATTGCTGAAGGCCGACCGGAAGCAGGGCCGAACAGGCGCGCTTGGCCTCGTGACCCTGCGCCACGAAATCAGCCAAGGCAGCACTCTTCTGGTGACAGAGGACCAAGACTTGATCTACCGCGCGGCCGACGCGCCTGCGGGCACGCCGCCGCAAGCTGGGACGGATGAATCCGCGTCCCGCACACACAGTTTTACCACGACCGAGCTCTTCCGTTACTCCGCCCTCACCTTCAACGGCCACCGCATTCACTACGATCGCGATTATGCCAAAGACATCGAAGGGTATGAGGGCCTCGTCGTGCATGGTCCGTTGTTGGCGCAGTATCTGATGCTGATGGCGGAAGACTTGCTCGGTGGGCTTGCAAGGTTCGAGTTTCGCGCGACGGCGCCACTCATGGACCACCAAGAGGCTACCTTCTGCGCCAAGCCGTCGGATGGCGGACTGACACTATGGGTCAGGGCGGCAGACGGACGACAATGCATGACCGCCAACGCTTACAAGCACCTTTCGGCCTGAAACTCCGGCGGAATACGGTTGATGCCGTCGAGCACCAAATCAGCCATCACCTCCGCGACCTTGGGAGCCACACCGAAGCCGATTTTGAACCCGCCATTCGCGACGAAGGCCCCTTCCTCAAACGGGTGGACCCCAAGCATCGGGGCGCGGGACCGTGCACGAGGGCGCACGCCAGCCCAACGCGCGACAATCTTCGCCCTGCCAAGAAGAGGGACGCCCGCAACCGCCCGCGCGAGAACGTCATCAAGTTGTTCATCAGTAG
Above is a window of Litoreibacter janthinus DNA encoding:
- a CDS encoding CbtB domain-containing protein, which codes for MRNETPPVGCDGAWRLKMKNEAKVATLNATAAQTTDMSLVGILGAAALGMALLFAAGFAQASVMHDTAHDQRHAMAFPCH
- a CDS encoding VOC family protein; protein product: MTPKLSGLDHLVLTVADIPTSAAFYQDVLGMDVQQFQPADGSARTALSFGRQKINLHQAGAEFRPHGRAPTPGSADLCFLTEAPLDEWALHLDLQGVGIEEGPVMRSGATGPIRSLYIRDPDGNLIEISVSMARNA
- a CDS encoding GNAT family N-acetyltransferase yields the protein MIVERADPRDPRATALLQASHALMESLFPPEDNHYLSIDALCVPEVHFFVAREGDATLGCGALKVQGEYGELKSMFTSEAARGKGAASAILTHIETRARDLGLTNLKLETGDLLHAAHKLYAKHGFTPCGPFGSYEANKSSLFMEKPL
- the cobN gene encoding cobaltochelatase subunit CobN, coding for MHLLAATPGSIDNGQEPVDLGQTPADLVFISAADTELAALSAARGEMDAPPTLRLASMMHLMHPMSVDLHIEACATKSKLVIARVLGGTGYWKYGAEQYAAHLHDAGIPLVLLPGDDKPDAELRGLSTVSDEEYDALWAYLVEGGPANTENFLRYAQSMITQDERPMPAAPLLRAGVYWPGAGISDLAAAQEAWTHDAPVVPLIFYRALVQGAGLNPVNRLVKSLLRAGLNPLPVFVASLKDPISLATLENLFTQAPPDVILNATSFATGSPHQGDTEAFNPLAAPFANKAPIFQVIFSGSTEAAWADGLTGLSGRDIAMNVALPEVDGRILSRAVSFKDEAYFDEATECPIATYRARGDRIQFVADLATNWAKLRHAKTAERKVALILANYPNKDGRLANGVGLDTPAATSHVLDLLAGQGYHVANAPADSDALMKAMMAGPTNWLTDRHVRTGGVDLSLAAYHRDYGQLPYALRQEIEDRWGGPEADPFFTAGEVDCGHFALSILQYGNVVVGLQPARGYNIDPTETYHSPDLVPPHNYLAFYFWLRHEFGAHAIVHMGKHGNLEWLPGKALALSEECWPEAVLGPMPHIYPFIVNDPGEGTQAKRRAQAVIIDHLTPPMTRAETYGPLKDLEALVDEYYEAAGVDPRRIEHLRREILSMTSATGLSDDVGFSGDEEGDLAKLDAYLCELKEAQIRDGLHVFGISPEGVQARDLTIALTRVARGDGAGPDASLIRALADDLGLGFDPLSADLAEPWAGPRPEVLTGDKWRSTGDTVERLEELAIRLMEGDTPPGPASADVINHIRNHVQPTVAACGPMEGAGLLSALRGHFVAPAPSGAPTRGRMDVLPTGRNFFSVDSRAVPTPTAWALGWKSANMLIEKHLQIHGDWPRALLLNAWGTANMRTGGDDIAQALALMGCKPKWDAANRRVTGFEILPMGVLGRPRVDVTLRVSGFFRDAFPQLIALVDSAARAVMELDETDADNPARANGGAHRVFGSKPGAYGAGLQAMIDERLWSDKSDLAEAYLEWGSYAYGKGAEGTRDRTGFEARLGQAEAVVQNQDNREHDLLDSDDYYQFEGGAAAAIETLQGRARPVYHNDHSRPDRPVIRTLEDEIGRVVRSRVVNPKWIEGVKRHGYKGAFEMAATLDYLFAFAATTGAAKSHHFDLVHQAYLEDDNTRDFIEEHNPAALREMAERLQEAMDRGLWTPKSNSARALIERLL
- the cobO gene encoding cob(I)yrinic acid a,c-diamide adenosyltransferase, translating into MTQETPDDLTRHATKMAKKKAARDKIMATKTDKRGLIIVHTGKGKGKSSAAFGMIFRCIAHDMKCAVVQFIKGGMSTGERDLILGKFSDICEFHTMGEGFTWETQDKSRDIEMAQAAWAKAKELIRDPSNHMVLLDEINIALRYDYIDINEVVTFLAEEKPDMTHVVLTGRNAKDELIEIADLVTEMELIKHPFRSGIKAQIGVEF
- a CDS encoding thiamine pyrophosphate-binding protein, which encodes MAIRHGGAILAEQLKIQGVTRVFSVPGESFLAALDGLYESGIQNVVCRQEGGASMMAEAHGKLTGRPGIAFVTRGPGATNASSGLHVAMQDSTPMVLFVGQIARDHRDREAFQEVDYRQFFGGLVKWVAEVDQSERLPEYIARAFQIAMSGRPGPVVLALPEDMLSSIAEVADRPAAQVARAMPAPDDVSRILSMLAQAKRPLLIAGGPGWSAQAASDLERFAERMDLPVAVPFRRQDYLNNDSPYYAGDLGVGMNPALAKRLRDADVLLVIGARVGDILTNGYELLDPSDLGKTLIHTHPSPDEPGHVYAPDFALACDSSALIAALAEADATAGDWAEWRAQARAEYDVWQQLKATPGPVKMEQVVSWLSDTLPHDAILTNGAGNYAAFVHRYHRFRGYKTQVAPTSGSMGYGFPASIAAKLEHPDRTVICFAGDGCFQMTCNEMSTAIQHGAAVIVIVVNNGKYGTIRMHQEKTYPGRVSGTMITNPDFAALARAYGGTGQTVTRTEDFAAAFDVAQKSGVLSVIELQLDDEVLSTGMTLSETRALGQTSKSG
- the cobW gene encoding cobalamin biosynthesis protein CobW, whose amino-acid sequence is MQAKIPATVVTGFLGAGKTTLIRHMLENANGKRIALIINEFGDLGVDGDILKGCGDETCSEDDIMELSNGCICCTVADDFVPTMEKLLARENRPDHIVIETSGLALPQPLIRAFNWPDISTKVTVDGVVTVVDGKAVSEGRFAHNVAAVDAQRKLDENLDHETPLSELFEDQIACADMIVVNKSDLLAEGEADALVATLKADSRDGVQVVRTSMGKVPVDVLLGQGIGAERDLDARHEVHHHHHDHDDDDHHDDHHHEHGHDEFESFVVTRAEITDPKAFAERVADIIRSHDILRLKGFAAVAGKPMRLTLQAVGPRVDTYFDRPFGTDPRETRLVVIGEAGLDRAAIEAALQA
- a CDS encoding GNAT family N-acetyltransferase — encoded protein: MDTQVQFRPRVDRTPAVSAVFKAAPDYDPSALLTLIRLAFEEQKGRIDPPSSMNKLRPPDIAAHLAQEMVFVVEQEGAPVACLFGTRKPGALYVSKLSVRPDHRGGGLARALLNAAEGEARVQGLQHLELISRRELTDNHALFRHLGFEKFAEGSHPGYDTVTEFHFRKML
- a CDS encoding CbtA family protein, translating into MFKTLLTSAIFAGVAVGLIAAVLQLWLVTPSLLEAELYESGSRIHFAVDGSTQSDAGAPSPLDDPARHLMTMAFNIIVFCAFALFIVVGYALTERAGHDVSPRSGLIWGLAGFIAVQLAPAIGMPPELPGTVAAEVELRQLWWISTVIATALGLGLIAFGPWMAGVAGAALIAVPHIVGAPHLDTYFGVAPPELSAHFVTASLGTSAVLWSLLGLFTAIFWTKFKDA
- a CDS encoding acyl dehydratase; its protein translation is MTQDQAPTIRDDILDPSRIKALAATLELEDTTPRPFWHQIFFWDAQPPSALGADGHPRIGALIPDMGLPRRMWAGGRLQFHSAPVMGQTARKTTTLLKADRKQGRTGALGLVTLRHEISQGSTLLVTEDQDLIYRAADAPAGTPPQAGTDESASRTHSFTTTELFRYSALTFNGHRIHYDRDYAKDIEGYEGLVVHGPLLAQYLMLMAEDLLGGLARFEFRATAPLMDHQEATFCAKPSDGGLTLWVRAADGRQCMTANAYKHLSA